Part of the Terriglobia bacterium genome is shown below.
AAGGGCGCGCCGAATCTCGAATTGATTCCCGAGGGCCGCGGTTACCTGCTCGTCGAGTTCGGAGCCGATGCCCCCGGCGCCTCCGAGCAACGCGCGAGCGAGCTGATCGAGCGTTTAAAGCGGCTTCCGGATCCTCCGAACATGCGTCTGTATACGAAGGCAGCGGCGAAAGCCGTGTGGCGCATTCGCGAATCGGGACCACGGGCCGCCGGCGGCGGGCCCGGCATGCCGCCTCGCTTCGAAGGATGGGATGACGCCTCCGTTGCTCCGGACAAGCTTGGCCCCTACCTGCGGGAATTGCGGCAGCTCCTGGACTCCTACAACTATCAGGCCGCGTACTACGGTCACTTCGGCGACGGCTGCATCCACATGCAGGTGAGCTTCGACCTGTTCACCGGCCAGGGAATCCGCAACTATGCCGCCTTCATTGAGCGCGCCGCCGATCTGGTCGTGAAATACGGAGGTTCGCTTTCGGGAGAACACGGCGACGGACAGTCCCGCGGCGCGCTGCTTCCGAAGATGTTTGGTCCGGAACTGATGCAGGCCTTCCGTGATTTCAAAGCCGTCTGGGATCCGGAAAACAAAATGAATCCGCACAAGGCGGCCGTGGATCCGTATCCGCCTACAGAGAATCTGCGGCTGGGCGCAGATTACAAACCGAAGGATCCGCCAACGCACTTTGCTTTTCCGGAGGATCAGGGGTCGTTCGCCAAAGCTTCGCTCAGATGCATTGGTGTCGGCGCCTGCCGCAAAGGCAGCGAGGGCATGATGTGCCCGAGCTACATGGCGACACTCGAGGAGGAACACAGCACGCGGGGACGCGCCCGCCTGCTGTGGGAGATGCTTCAGGGCGAGGTCATCCAGGATGGCTGGAAAAGCGAACAGGTCAAACAGGCCATGGACCTCTGCCTGTCGTGCAAGGCCTGCAAATCGGAATGTCCGACCAACGTCGACCTGGCGACCTACCGGGCCGAGTTTCTGTCGCATTATTACGAGTCGCACTCGCGCCCGCTTGAGGCTTACGTGTTCGGCATGATCGACCGGTGGGCGCAGCTGGCTTCAGTCGCGCCGCGACTGGCGAACTTCGCCAACAATGCGCCGGGTGTCCGGCAGCTGCTCGGTTCCGCTCTGCACCTGGCTCCGCAGCGCCAGCTTCCCCGCTTTGCCACGCATACGTTCCAGCAGTTCGCTCGCCGCCGGCATGTGCCCGATACCGTCACGGCCGGAGCAACCCGCAACGGAAGCCGGCAAGTGATCCTCTGGGCGGATACGTTCAACAACTACTTTCATCCGCAAACCAGTGAAGCCGCCTACGAAGTGCTGACGCAGGCGGGCTTCGAAGTCAGTGTGCCGGCCGGACACTTCTGCTGCGGGCGGCCGCTCTACGATTTCGGCATGATCGGCCGCGCGCGATCGTATTTGCAGGAGATTCTCCGGAAGCTGGCCGGGCCCATCGATGCAGGTGTCCCGATCGTCGTGCTCGAACCGAGTTGCGCCTCCGTGTTTCGAGACGAACTGCGCAACCTGTTTCCGTCCGATGAGCGGGCCGAACGCCTGCGGAAGCAAACCTTCCTGCTCAGCGAATTCCTGGAACGGCAAGCCCCGCGCTATGTACCTCCCCGGTTGAACCGCGAGGTTCTGGTCCACGGTCATTGCCACCACAAGGCCATCCTCAAGATGACCGACGAAGAATCGTTGCTGAAGAAAATGGGCGCCGAAGTCAGGGCGCCGGATGCAGGCTGCTGCGGAATGGCCGGGCCGTTCGGATTCGAGAAAAGCAAGTACGAGGTCTCGCAGATCATCGGGGAGCGCCTGCTGCTACCTGCCGTGAGGGCCTCTGCGCCGGACACGCTGATCGTGGCCAACGGATTCAGCTGTCAGGAACAGATCGCGCATGGAACCGGCCGGCGCGCGATTCACCTGGCGG
Proteins encoded:
- a CDS encoding FAD-linked oxidase C-terminal domain-containing protein; the protein is MNHVPERNPHPDGIPLPPSSHAKPVNTFGPAMELELELRRVVRGEVRFDAGARAIYASDGSNYRQAPIGVVVPRDNDDVIAAMAACRKFGAPVLSRGAGTSLAGQCCNVAVVLDYTKYMNRILEINPAQRYAWVQPGVVCDTLRDAAETYQLTWGPDPSTHNRCSLGGMIGNNSCGTHSLFAGKTADNIEELKILLYDGTQLTVGPTQPQELDAIVAAGGRRGEIYGALRGIRDRYADLIRSKYPAIPRRVSGYNLEQLLPENGFNIARALVGTEGTCTAVLEAKARLIPSPQYRSLVGLGYRDAFAAADHVPEILALEPIGLEGFEGAMIDGLRRKGAPNLELIPEGRGYLLVEFGADAPGASEQRASELIERLKRLPDPPNMRLYTKAAAKAVWRIRESGPRAAGGGPGMPPRFEGWDDASVAPDKLGPYLRELRQLLDSYNYQAAYYGHFGDGCIHMQVSFDLFTGQGIRNYAAFIERAADLVVKYGGSLSGEHGDGQSRGALLPKMFGPELMQAFRDFKAVWDPENKMNPHKAAVDPYPPTENLRLGADYKPKDPPTHFAFPEDQGSFAKASLRCIGVGACRKGSEGMMCPSYMATLEEEHSTRGRARLLWEMLQGEVIQDGWKSEQVKQAMDLCLSCKACKSECPTNVDLATYRAEFLSHYYESHSRPLEAYVFGMIDRWAQLASVAPRLANFANNAPGVRQLLGSALHLAPQRQLPRFATHTFQQFARRRHVPDTVTAGATRNGSRQVILWADTFNNYFHPQTSEAAYEVLTQAGFEVSVPAGHFCCGRPLYDFGMIGRARSYLQEILRKLAGPIDAGVPIVVLEPSCASVFRDELRNLFPSDERAERLRKQTFLLSEFLERQAPRYVPPRLNREVLVHGHCHHKAILKMTDEESLLKKMGAEVRAPDAGCCGMAGPFGFEKSKYEVSQIIGERLLLPAVRASAPDTLIVANGFSCQEQIAHGTGRRAIHLAELIYLASQSQK